In the Phocoena phocoena chromosome 14, mPhoPho1.1, whole genome shotgun sequence genome, taagtaattagTCATGCTTTGGATCTGGATCTAATGATGTGATcttttccccccaccctccccctatCTTATTTTTCCCAGTAGGTTGGGACAGTTGGAACTCTGCCATTGTCCAACATGCTGCGATTCAGTCTCTCACCCACCTTTTCGATGGGATTTCATGTGTTAGTCACGGTGGCTCTCTTGTTTTCCCACGTGGATCGTATAAGCGCTGAGACAGAAATGGAAGGAGAAGGCAATGAAACCGGCGAGTGTACTGGCTCCTATTACTGTAAGAAAGGGGTGATTTTACCCATTTGGGAGCCCCAAGACCCTTCCTTTGGGGACAAAATTGCTAGAGCGACTGTGTATTTTGTGGCCATGGTCTACATGTTTCTCGGAGTCTCTATCATTGCCGACCGATTCATGTCCTCTATAGAAGTCATCACgtctcaagaaaaagaaatcaccatAAAGAAACCCAACGGAGAGACCACCAAGACAACTGTGAGGATCTGGAATGAGACGGTGTCCAACCTGACCTTGATGGCCCTGGGATCTTCAGCTCCAGAGATTCTCCTTTCAGTAATTGAGGTGTGTGGCCATAACTTCACTGCAGGAGACCTCGGTCCTAGCACCATTGTGGGGAGTGCCGCATTCAATATGTTCATCATTATTGCACTTTGTGTTTACGTCGTCCCAGACGGGGAGACGAGGAAGATTAAGCATTTGCGTGTGTTCTTTGTGACAGCAGCCTGGAGCATCTTTGCCTATACCTGGCTCTACATCATTTTGTCTGTCATCTCTCCTGGGGTCGTGGAGGTCTGGGAAGGTTTgcttactttcttcttctttcccatcTGTGTTGTGTTCGCTTGGGTGGCAGATAGGAGGCTTCTGTTTTACAAGTATGTCTACAAGAGGTACCGGGCTGGCAAGCAGAGGGGAATGATTATTGAACATGAAGGAGACAGGCCATCTTCCAAGACAGAAATTGAGATGGATGGGAAAGTGGTCAATTCCCACGTTGACAGTTTCTTAGATGGTGCCCTAGTTCTGGAAGTCGATGAGAGGGACCAAGATGATGAAGAAGCCAGGCGAGAAATGGCTAGGATTCTGAAGGAACTCAAGCAGAAGCATCCGGAGAAGGAAATAGAGCAATTGATAGAATTAGCCAACTACCAGGTCTTAAGTCAGCAGCAAAAAAGTCGAGCATTTTACCGAATTCAGGCTACCCGTCTGATGACCGGAGCGGGCAACATTTTAAAGAGGCATGCAGCTGACCAAGCCAGGAAGGCCGTCAGCATGCACGAGGTCAACACGGAAGTGGCTGAAAATGACCCCGTCAGTAAGATCTTCTTTGAGCAAGGAACGTATCAGTGTCTGGAGAACTGTGGTACGGTAGCCCTGACCATTATCCGCAGAGGTGGTGATTTGACCAACACTGTGTTTGTCGACTTCAGAACAGAGGATGGCACAGCCAATGCCGGGTCTGATTACGAATTTACCGAAGGAACTGTGGTCTTTAAGCCTGGTGAGACCCAGAAGGAAATCAGAGTTGGCATCATCGATGACGACATCTTTGAGGAAGATGAGAATTTCCTTGTGCATCTCAGCAACGTCAAAGTGTCTTCTGAAGCCTCGGACGATGGCATCCTGGAAGCCAATCATGTCTCTACACTCGCTTGCCTGGGATCTCC is a window encoding:
- the SLC8A1 gene encoding sodium/calcium exchanger 1 isoform X9, with amino-acid sequence MLRFSLSPTFSMGFHVLVTVALLFSHVDRISAETEMEGEGNETGECTGSYYCKKGVILPIWEPQDPSFGDKIARATVYFVAMVYMFLGVSIIADRFMSSIEVITSQEKEITIKKPNGETTKTTVRIWNETVSNLTLMALGSSAPEILLSVIEVCGHNFTAGDLGPSTIVGSAAFNMFIIIALCVYVVPDGETRKIKHLRVFFVTAAWSIFAYTWLYIILSVISPGVVEVWEGLLTFFFFPICVVFAWVADRRLLFYKYVYKRYRAGKQRGMIIEHEGDRPSSKTEIEMDGKVVNSHVDSFLDGALVLEVDERDQDDEEARREMARILKELKQKHPEKEIEQLIELANYQVLSQQQKSRAFYRIQATRLMTGAGNILKRHAADQARKAVSMHEVNTEVAENDPVSKIFFEQGTYQCLENCGTVALTIIRRGGDLTNTVFVDFRTEDGTANAGSDYEFTEGTVVFKPGETQKEIRVGIIDDDIFEEDENFLVHLSNVKVSSEASDDGILEANHVSTLACLGSPSTATVTIFDDDHAGIFTFEEPVTHVSESIGIMEVKVLRTSGARGNVIVPYKTIEGTARGGGEDFEDTCGELEFQNDEIVKTISVKVIDDEEYEKNKTFLLEIGEPRLVEMSEKKGGFTITEEYDDKQPLTSKEEEERRIAEMGRPILGEHTRLEVIIEESYEFKSTVDKLIKKTNLALVVGTNSWREQFIEAITVSAGEDDDDDECGEEKLPSCFDYVMHFLTVFWKVLFAFVPPTEYWNGWACFIVSILMIGILTAFIGDLASHFGCTIGLKDSVTAVVFVALGTSVPDTFASKVAATQDQYADASIGNVTGSNAVNVFLGIGVAWSIAAIYHAANGEQFKVSPGTLAFSVTLFTIFAFINVGVLLYRRRPEIGGELGGPRTAKLLTSCLFVLLWLLYIFFSSLEAYCHIKGF
- the SLC8A1 gene encoding sodium/calcium exchanger 1 isoform X12 — its product is MLRFSLSPTFSMGFHVLVTVALLFSHVDRISAETEMEGEGNETGECTGSYYCKKGVILPIWEPQDPSFGDKIARATVYFVAMVYMFLGVSIIADRFMSSIEVITSQEKEITIKKPNGETTKTTVRIWNETVSNLTLMALGSSAPEILLSVIEVCGHNFTAGDLGPSTIVGSAAFNMFIIIALCVYVVPDGETRKIKHLRVFFVTAAWSIFAYTWLYIILSVISPGVVEVWEGLLTFFFFPICVVFAWVADRRLLFYKYVYKRYRAGKQRGMIIEHEGDRPSSKTEIEMDGKVVNSHVDSFLDGALVLEVDERDQDDEEARREMARILKELKQKHPEKEIEQLIELANYQVLSQQQKSRAFYRIQATRLMTGAGNILKRHAADQARKAVSMHEVNTEVAENDPVSKIFFEQGTYQCLENCGTVALTIIRRGGDLTNTVFVDFRTEDGTANAGSDYEFTEGTVVFKPGETQKEIRVGIIDDDIFEEDENFLVHLSNVKVSSEASDDGILEANHVSTLACLGSPSTATVTIFDDDHAGIFTFEEPVTHVSESIGIMEVKVLRTSGARGNVIVPYKTIEGTARGGGEDFEDTCGELEFQNDEIVKTISVKVIDDEEYEKNKTFLLEIGEPRWLKMSLKAILMAEYDDKQPLTSKEEEERRIAEMGRPILGEHTRLEVIIEESYEFKSTVDKLIKKTNLALVVGTNSWREQFIEAITVSAGDENDDDDECGEEKLPSCFDYVMHFLTVFWKVLFAFVPPTEYWNGWACFIVSILMIGILTAFIGDLASHFGCTIGLKDSVTAVVFVALGTSVPDTFASKVAATQDQYADASIGNVTGSNAVNVFLGIGVAWSIAAIYHAANGEQFKVSPGTLAFSVTLFTIFAFINVGVLLYRRRPEIGGELGGPRTAKLLTSCLFVLLWLLYIFFSSLEAYCHIKGF